From Pararhodobacter sp.:
CGCCATGGGCACTGTGCAGATCACGGCCAGTGCGGTTGAGCCCAGAAAGCGGGTGATACGCCCCATAATCGTCTCCTGTCAGCGTGCCACGCCGCTGCGCACGAAATGGAAAACGCCCTGATCCGGCTCTACGCTGGATGGGTCTGCCGATGAGCGCAGGGCTAATGAAAGGTCTGTTCCGATCGTCTTGACCGCCTGCGCGAGGATCTCGGCTTGTGCCGGCGTCACATCCAGGGTCGCGGTATCCGCCTGGGCAATGCGCTGCCCGTCATCCTGGCCACCGGCGACAGTGCCGCCGATAGCGAGCACGCGAATGTTGCGCATGAGGATGCGGGCATTTGCCCCCTGCCCTGTTGCACCTCGTGGCGCGGCGATGATGACATCAACCCGATCAAGGGGCCTGATGAAACCACCAGCAGAGCGCGCGCCAGTCACTTCAAGGGGGATGGAGACAGCGCGTCGGCCTGCCGGGAGCGCAGATGCAAGAAAAGCGGCCTTGGTGCCATTAAGGCGCATGGCGGTGACAGCATCACCTCGCGCCATCGGACTGCCGACAATCGCACCGACATAATTGGTCCGGTTTTCATCGGTTCTGATGAAAGCCCCCTCCGGCACGAAGTCTTGAGGCCATGCCGTCCAGGTCACATCGCCTTCGCTCAGGGTTTCCCCGGTCTCGATGAGACGGGCGGCAACCAGGAT
This genomic window contains:
- the cpaB gene encoding Flp pilus assembly protein CpaB; the encoded protein is TMQISKRMLLASVAVTSGALAFFLIPSGDAPAPSAPLQGPVGEVLTIAPPASREILVAARLIETGETLSEGDVTWTAWPQDFVPEGAFIRTDENRTNYVGAIVGSPMARGDAVTAMRLNGTKAAFLASALPAGRRAVSIPLEVTGARSAGGFIRPLDRVDVIIAAPRGATGQGANARILMRNIRVLAIGGTVAGGQDDGQRIAQADTATLDVTPAQAEILAQAVKTIGTDLSLALRSSADPSSVEPDQGVFHFVRSGVAR